One window of Candidatus Tokpelaia hoelldoblerii genomic DNA carries:
- a CDS encoding Tol-pal system-associated acyl-CoA thioesterase (bhsal01930): MKEIEKKLRAILKETGWTQMKLADRLNVAQATVSRWFSGSEPEGHRRDAINQIYSEIFAHENHYVTSGFHHINEMVAFCGKINKGVHRLDVRVYYADTDFSGVVYHGRYLEFLERGRTEFLRLCGVHHHELAQGEAEIFAWVVRRMDIDFAAPARIDDALLVETRVVSLSGARIRMEQAIMRDDKLLVRARVEAALVNGEGRPRRFPDAWVDRFRIG, translated from the coding sequence ATGAAAGAAATTGAAAAAAAATTACGCGCAATCTTAAAAGAGACCGGCTGGACCCAAATGAAGCTGGCCGATCGACTCAACGTTGCGCAAGCAACAGTTAGCCGTTGGTTTTCAGGCTCTGAACCAGAAGGACACAGACGCGATGCAATCAATCAGATTTATTCAGAGATATTTGCTCATGAAAATCATTATGTGACAAGTGGCTTCCATCACATCAATGAGATGGTGGCCTTTTGCGGTAAAATAAACAAGGGTGTCCACCGTCTGGATGTGCGTGTCTATTATGCGGATACGGATTTTTCCGGTGTTGTCTATCATGGCCGCTATCTGGAATTTCTCGAGCGCGGACGCACGGAATTCCTGCGTCTGTGCGGGGTGCATCATCATGAACTGGCGCAAGGTGAAGCAGAGATATTTGCCTGGGTGGTGCGGCGGATGGACATTGATTTTGCCGCACCGGCGCGTATTGATGATGCGCTTCTGGTGGAAACACGGGTGGTGTCGCTGTCCGGTGCGCGTATCCGGATGGAACAGGCGATTATGCGTGATGACAAACTGCTGGTCAGGGCAAGGGTTGAGGCGGCGCTGGTCAACGGTGAGGGCCGGCCGCGGCGTTTTCCTGACGCATGGGTTGACCGTTTCCGCATTGGGTAA
- the ahcY gene encoding Adenosylhomocysteinase (bhsal01940), which translates to MAAQKDYIIKDISLADFGRKELDIAETEMPGLMACREEFGPSQPLRGARISGSLHMTIQTAVLIETLKALGADVRWASCNIFSTQDHAAAAIAAGGTPVFAVKGETLAEYWSYTDAIFQWPDGGLSNMILDDGGDATAYILLGARAEEGEDVLSAPASEEEEVMFAQIKKRLEASPGFFTRQRAAIKGVSEETTTGVNRLYQLQKKGLLPFPAINVNDSVTKSKFDNKYGCKESLVDGIRRGTDVMMAGKTAVVCGYGDVGKGSAASLSGAGARVKVTEVDPICALQAAMDGYEVVTLEEAAPTADIIVTTTGNKDVVRIEHMRAMKDMCIVGNIGHFDNEIQVAALHNLQWTNIKPQVDMITFPDGKRLLLLSEGRLLNLGNATGHPSFVMSASFTNQTLAQIELFTQGAKYKNEVYVLPKHLDEKVARLHLDRLGVKLSKLSQEQADYIGVSPQGPFKPEHYRY; encoded by the coding sequence ATGGCTGCACAGAAAGATTATATCATCAAGGACATCAGCCTGGCTGATTTTGGCCGCAAGGAACTTGATATTGCCGAAACGGAAATGCCCGGGCTTATGGCCTGCCGTGAAGAGTTCGGCCCGTCACAGCCATTGCGTGGCGCGCGCATTTCCGGTTCGCTGCACATGACGATCCAGACCGCGGTGCTGATTGAAACCCTGAAGGCGCTTGGCGCCGATGTGCGCTGGGCTTCCTGCAATATTTTTTCCACGCAGGATCATGCCGCTGCCGCCATTGCCGCCGGCGGTACACCGGTTTTCGCTGTCAAGGGCGAGACACTTGCGGAATACTGGTCTTATACAGACGCCATTTTTCAATGGCCGGATGGCGGGCTGTCCAATATGATTCTTGATGATGGCGGTGACGCCACGGCCTATATCCTGCTGGGCGCGCGGGCGGAGGAGGGCGAGGATGTGCTGTCCGCCCCCGCTTCGGAAGAGGAAGAGGTCATGTTTGCGCAAATCAAAAAACGCCTGGAAGCCAGTCCCGGCTTTTTCACCCGTCAGCGGGCGGCAATCAAAGGTGTGAGCGAGGAAACGACAACCGGTGTCAACCGGCTTTACCAGTTGCAGAAAAAAGGCCTGTTGCCGTTTCCGGCAATCAATGTCAATGACAGCGTGACCAAATCGAAATTCGATAATAAATATGGCTGCAAGGAATCGCTCGTTGATGGTATCCGCCGTGGCACTGATGTGATGATGGCGGGCAAAACAGCGGTGGTTTGCGGCTACGGTGATGTCGGCAAAGGTTCGGCTGCGTCGCTTTCGGGCGCGGGTGCACGCGTCAAGGTGACGGAAGTTGACCCGATCTGCGCCCTGCAGGCGGCGATGGATGGTTATGAGGTGGTGACGCTGGAAGAGGCCGCGCCGACCGCGGATATCATTGTTACAACCACCGGCAACAAGGATGTCGTGCGCATTGAACATATGCGGGCGATGAAGGATATGTGCATTGTCGGCAATATCGGCCATTTTGACAATGAGATTCAGGTGGCTGCCTTGCATAATCTGCAATGGACCAATATCAAGCCGCAGGTGGATATGATCACTTTCCCCGACGGCAAGCGGCTGCTGCTGCTGTCGGAAGGGCGGCTGCTTAATCTTGGCAATGCCACGGGGCACCCGTCTTTTGTCATGTCGGCTTCTTTCACCAATCAGACGCTGGCGCAGATTGAGCTGTTCACACAAGGGGCGAAATACAAAAACGAGGTCTATGTGCTGCCCAAGCATCTGGATGAAAAGGTGGCGCGGCTGCATCTTGACCGGCTGGGCGTGAAGCTCAGCAAGCTGTCACAGGAACAGGCCGATTATATCGGCGTCAGCCCGCAAGGCCCGTTCAAGCCGGAGCATTACCGCTACTGA
- a CDS encoding Hypothetical protein (bhsal01950), with protein MLKSKINFRIIVWTTLIGGFFSSLVKWGSEINMPPRAPGEASPPGAHINDWLGWLGIDQHSLDYVYQGNSVLGAVTLYHWLFSFAFAFVYVVGSIYWPKIRLWYGAFYGVLITVVMHGFLIPLLGYRNPGYADGATGWLWNLNGYELWSEILGHIYWSVSIEVCMIAVLAYYARPVKGGWAEPAAAQKQPYTVPVPDEIYN; from the coding sequence ATGTTGAAGAGCAAGATCAACTTTCGTATTATTGTCTGGACGACTCTTATTGGTGGTTTTTTCAGTTCTCTTGTCAAATGGGGATCTGAAATCAATATGCCTCCCCGCGCTCCGGGGGAAGCCTCTCCTCCCGGCGCCCATATCAATGACTGGCTCGGCTGGCTCGGGATTGATCAGCATTCCCTCGACTATGTCTACCAGGGCAACAGTGTTCTGGGCGCGGTCACCCTGTATCATTGGCTGTTCAGTTTTGCCTTTGCCTTTGTCTATGTGGTTGGTTCCATCTATTGGCCTAAGATCAGGCTTTGGTATGGCGCGTTTTATGGCGTGCTGATTACAGTAGTCATGCACGGGTTCCTTATTCCGCTGCTTGGTTATAGAAATCCGGGCTATGCAGATGGCGCAACAGGCTGGTTGTGGAATCTGAATGGCTATGAGTTATGGAGTGAAATCCTCGGGCATATCTATTGGTCGGTCTCTATTGAAGTCTGCATGATTGCCGTGCTTGCTTATTATGCCAGGCCTGTTAAAGGGGGATGGGCTGAGCCGGCGGCGGCGCAGAAGCAACCATATACAGTGCCGGTTCCGGATGAGATCTATAATTGA
- a CDS encoding XRE family transcriptional regulator (bhsal01960): MTPFGQKIRDLRAGRNISQKEMAAALAVSPAYLSALEHGHRSAPSFDFVQRVITYFNIIWDEADELLQLAGVSHPRIVIDTTGLGPQATLFANELARTIRHLDEEALAQMTVTMQQAKLKNRHE, translated from the coding sequence ATGACGCCTTTCGGGCAGAAAATTCGCGATCTGCGTGCTGGCCGCAATATCTCGCAAAAAGAAATGGCGGCAGCTCTTGCTGTTTCACCTGCCTATCTTTCTGCGCTTGAACACGGGCACAGAAGCGCGCCGAGCTTTGATTTTGTCCAGCGGGTGATCACCTATTTCAACATTATCTGGGATGAGGCGGATGAACTGTTGCAGCTTGCCGGTGTCTCACATCCGCGCATTGTCATTGATACCACCGGCCTTGGCCCGCAGGCGACCCTGTTTGCCAATGAGCTGGCACGTACGATCCGTCATCTGGATGAGGAGGCATTGGCGCAAATGACGGTTACAATGCAACAGGCCAAACTTAAAAACCGTCATGAATAA
- a CDS encoding Hypothetical protein (bhsal01970) → MVRYILVGVWVCLVTAGALAFGAYSQDKSPAQAVEIPPTLTQERTNLMSVPVIVNGNVAGYIITQLLYTVDIDARKQLSLPLGAFINDEVFRIFYGAYSDTRSVEMVQFDEVRQKIIDAVNQRFPQPVLKDLLVDQFNYVSTEKVRERSGFLR, encoded by the coding sequence ATGGTCAGGTATATTCTTGTTGGTGTGTGGGTTTGTCTTGTCACAGCGGGCGCACTGGCTTTTGGCGCATATTCACAAGACAAGTCCCCCGCTCAGGCTGTGGAAATCCCGCCGACACTGACACAGGAACGCACGAATCTGATGAGTGTGCCCGTCATCGTCAACGGCAATGTCGCGGGTTATATTATTACACAATTGCTCTATACAGTTGATATCGATGCCAGGAAACAGCTTTCCCTTCCGCTCGGCGCTTTTATCAATGACGAGGTTTTCCGCATTTTTTATGGTGCCTATTCTGACACACGCTCGGTCGAAATGGTGCAGTTTGACGAAGTACGCCAGAAAATCATTGACGCTGTCAACCAGCGGTTTCCCCAGCCGGTTCTCAAAGATCTGCTGGTGGACCAGTTTAATTATGTCAGCACCGAAAAAGTGCGTGAACGCAGCGGGTTTCTAAGATAG
- a CDS encoding Hypothetical protein (bhsal01980), with protein sequence MTMTTQQFEKAREETLRKREKEPTAVSQAETALPATQGRLSMQKLTAAIRGLIEVVDHESGLLEQYRNPDYSEINARKARGIRVLNQTMTEYATELNEMERVEVEQHLATLQVRLDRNRVLLEMHLDAVGEMAQLLQQAYDEQEADGTYDPASLQAALKASYNSGQK encoded by the coding sequence GTGACCATGACAACACAACAGTTTGAAAAGGCCAGGGAAGAAACATTGCGGAAACGTGAGAAAGAGCCGACAGCTGTTTCACAAGCAGAAACCGCCTTGCCCGCAACGCAAGGCCGTCTTTCCATGCAGAAGCTGACTGCTGCCATTCGCGGTCTCATTGAGGTTGTCGACCATGAATCGGGCCTGCTGGAGCAATACAGAAACCCCGATTACAGTGAGATCAATGCCCGCAAGGCGCGTGGCATACGGGTGCTGAACCAGACAATGACCGAATATGCGACAGAACTCAACGAGATGGAACGCGTCGAGGTTGAGCAACATCTTGCCACATTGCAGGTTCGCCTTGACCGTAACCGTGTCTTGCTGGAAATGCACCTTGACGCTGTCGGGGAAATGGCGCAACTGTTACAGCAGGCCTATGATGAACAGGAAGCAGACGGAACCTATGATCCGGCCTCCCTGCAGGCGGCTTTGAAAGCATCCTATAACTCTGGACAGAAATAA
- the flgJ gene encoding Flagellar rod assembly protein FlgJ (bhsal01990), whose protein sequence is MAITPPSDLILDVAQAVDPLQYRASVEKLSRTRSASATAAEMADASFAQLAAIENNTPRQAAAMSDGNMQATETGSRKSAEAYQKFEAFMLQKFVEEMFTTDTPSVFGSGAGSDYWKSLMAEMIAGEVAKGGGIGIASVLAAQQEMRNNAGGLADKAPAQQNPHRMADAMIKAGQTQVLRTYFAKST, encoded by the coding sequence ATGGCGATTACTCCACCTTCTGATCTGATTCTTGATGTTGCGCAGGCCGTTGACCCGCTGCAATATCGTGCATCAGTGGAAAAATTAAGCCGGACACGCAGTGCTTCTGCCACAGCCGCCGAAATGGCGGATGCTTCCTTTGCGCAACTGGCGGCAATTGAAAACAACACACCGCGTCAGGCAGCAGCAATGTCTGACGGTAATATGCAGGCAACAGAAACCGGAAGCCGGAAATCGGCGGAAGCCTATCAGAAGTTTGAAGCCTTTATGCTGCAAAAATTTGTTGAGGAAATGTTCACCACTGACACGCCTTCGGTATTTGGCAGCGGCGCCGGCAGTGATTACTGGAAATCCCTGATGGCGGAAATGATTGCCGGTGAAGTGGCGAAGGGCGGCGGTATCGGCATTGCCAGCGTGCTCGCCGCACAGCAGGAAATGCGGAACAATGCCGGCGGCCTTGCCGACAAGGCGCCCGCGCAGCAGAACCCGCACAGAATGGCGGACGCCATGATAAAAGCCGGACAGACACAAGTTTTACGCACCTATTTTGCAAAATCAACATGA
- a CDS encoding Hypothetical protein (bhsal02000): MKQSRRYAQLFKTQTLLKEREELQLTQARRELAALEEETRYLFWLMQKGATTDFIDPLLLARRLERTRQAQAAVQAKVDTMIQSLLQATRRCEMIAEKQRAARAQEEHKEMADMMEEFVTRTVL, encoded by the coding sequence GTGAAACAAAGCCGACGCTATGCGCAACTGTTCAAAACACAGACCTTGCTGAAAGAACGCGAGGAACTGCAGCTCACCCAGGCGCGCCGCGAACTGGCGGCACTGGAAGAGGAAACCCGCTATTTGTTCTGGCTGATGCAAAAAGGCGCAACCACCGATTTTATCGATCCGCTGCTGCTGGCCCGCCGGCTTGAACGCACCCGGCAGGCGCAAGCTGCAGTACAGGCAAAAGTCGATACGATGATTCAGTCCCTGCTGCAGGCGACCCGGCGCTGTGAGATGATCGCGGAAAAACAACGCGCGGCACGCGCGCAGGAAGAGCATAAGGAAATGGCGGATATGATGGAAGAGTTTGTCACCCGGACTGTGTTGTAA
- the fliR gene encoding Flagellar biosynthetic protein FliR (bhsal02010) yields MMPLFSFPADQWVVTAILVFSRIGTCLMVMPGLSSARIPARFRLFLAIALSLAVVPLVSSHIYRITADTGFAKVAAGIAAEALVGLTIGLTMQAVFWAFQFISNLIAMTIGYSGQPGASVMESRPESGIGNLLTIGALMLFFASNMHLVLLRGLVSSYQLLPVSLIAQPQAALIDLVDALSATFTTGLHLAAPFLLYAILINFATGLINKMTPTIPVYFISMPFVIGGGLLLLYLLTPEILNLFSEGMNRWIEGNMP; encoded by the coding sequence ATGATGCCGCTTTTCTCTTTTCCGGCTGATCAATGGGTTGTAACAGCAATTCTGGTCTTTTCACGCATCGGCACGTGTCTTATGGTCATGCCTGGCCTGTCCAGCGCGCGCATCCCTGCGCGGTTCCGGCTGTTTCTGGCCATTGCGTTGTCGCTCGCCGTCGTACCTCTGGTCAGCTCACATATCTACCGTATCACGGCGGATACCGGCTTTGCCAAAGTCGCCGCCGGCATTGCCGCGGAAGCGCTGGTCGGCCTGACAATCGGCCTGACAATGCAGGCGGTTTTCTGGGCGTTCCAGTTTATCAGCAACCTGATCGCCATGACAATCGGCTATTCCGGCCAGCCCGGCGCCAGCGTTATGGAATCGCGTCCTGAATCCGGTATCGGCAATCTGCTCACCATTGGCGCGCTGATGTTGTTTTTCGCCAGCAATATGCACCTTGTCCTGTTGCGCGGGCTTGTTTCTTCCTATCAATTGCTGCCGGTCAGCCTGATTGCGCAGCCACAGGCCGCGCTGATTGACCTGGTTGATGCGTTGAGCGCCACCTTCACAACAGGCTTGCATCTTGCCGCGCCGTTTTTGCTCTATGCAATTTTGATCAACTTTGCCACAGGCCTCATCAACAAGATGACGCCGACCATTCCGGTCTATTTTATCTCCATGCCGTTTGTCATTGGCGGCGGGCTGTTGCTGCTATATCTTCTCACGCCTGAGATCCTCAATCTTTTCTCTGAAGGGATGAACCGCTGGATTGAGGGAAATATGCCGTGA